Part of the Paludisphaera borealis genome, TTGGCGTAGGCGTCGGCCCAGAGGGCTTCCACCTCGCGGCAATCGTCCTTGAGCTGGCTCAATTCGACCTCGGCGGGGAACAACTGCCCCTTGAAAAGTGGGGCCATCCCCAGCCTGCCGAGCCACGCGCGACGCGCCGCGACGACGTGTCCGAAAATCGTCAGCGCCCGGCGGAATTCGGGATCGGACCGGCGTTCCTCGGGGACGGTTTCGAGCGACGCCAGGACCTTGGCATGGGCGTCACGTTCGTAGTCGAACCAGCGTTGGAAGCGATCGATCAAGGAATTCGCCATCATTTTGCTCCAGGGTTCGGTTGTGAAGCCGCGACACGACGTTCGCGATCGAGGACACGAACCTATCGATCCGAGTTCGCCCCGGCCGGGATCGAGAAACTTTGGCGGCCGATGGT contains:
- a CDS encoding DinB family protein is translated as MANSLIDRFQRWFDYERDAHAKVLASLETVPEERRSDPEFRRALTIFGHVVAARRAWLGRLGMAPLFKGQLFPAEVELSQLKDDCREVEALWADAYAKLDDDDALDRVVEYQSFDGNRFRNTVEEILTQLFGHSWYHRGQIAMLVRASGGQPAMTDLIYWCREPLT